The stretch of DNA GGGTTCCGCTCTTCATCTGGCTTGTGCTGGCGCAAAAGGAATACGGCGCCGGCGTGGTGGTCCTGGCGGTCATGGCGTGCACCGACTGGGTGGACGGCTACGTTGCCCGCCGGTTCGACCAGGCGTCCCGGCTGGGCCGGGTCCTGGACCCCATCGCGGACCGGCTGGCGCTCCTGGCCGTTGCCGTCACCCTGGTGATTGCCGGCGTCGTGCATTGGCTCTACCTGGCGGCGCTGGTCATTCCGGACGCCGTCCTGCTCGCACTGACGCTCTCGCTCTTCCGTGGCCACCCGGACCTCCCCGTCAGCGCGGTGGGCAAGGTGCGGACCGGGCTGCTGCTCCTTGGCACCCCCCTGCTGGTTCTGTCCAGGCTGGATACCGGCTTCTCCGGTGCACTCTTCGTCGCGGCGTGGATCGTACTGGGCCTGGGCCTGGTGGGGCACTGGATCGCCGCGTACAACTATGTCTGGGCCATGCTGCGCAAGGGCAGGGCCCGGACAACGCCCGACGGCGGGGCCGCCTGATGGTATGGATAGCTGTCCTCCTCGCCGTGCTGGGAGCGTTCTGCCTCGCCCTGGGAGCCCAGCGCCAGGGCAGCGCCGTGAAGGCCGATACCGGGGGACTCGCCCTGAGCTCGAACGGATTCCTGCGCCTGCTGCGCAATCCCCGCTGGGTGTTCGGGCTGCTGCTGCTGTGCGCCGGGATGGCCATGAACGCGGTGGCCCTGGTGTCCGCACCGCTGACCGTGATCCAGCCGATCGGCGCGATCGCCCTGGTGATCACCACCATCGTGAACGCTCGGGACCAGGACCTCAC from Pseudarthrobacter chlorophenolicus A6 encodes:
- a CDS encoding CDP-alcohol phosphatidyltransferase family protein; this translates as MKFIGAGSRPDRPQVDHDIVFTIPNLLTVVRFMGVPLFIWLVLAQKEYGAGVVVLAVMACTDWVDGYVARRFDQASRLGRVLDPIADRLALLAVAVTLVIAGVVHWLYLAALVIPDAVLLALTLSLFRGHPDLPVSAVGKVRTGLLLLGTPLLVLSRLDTGFSGALFVAAWIVLGLGLVGHWIAAYNYVWAMLRKGRARTTPDGGAA